One segment of Clavelina lepadiformis chromosome 2, kaClaLepa1.1, whole genome shotgun sequence DNA contains the following:
- the LOC143446092 gene encoding cytochrome P450 2J6-like, with protein MFDFIVASENITYVVVEIVLMALVLLSIYWYRRPSKSPPGPRGIPLLGVAPFVGKYMERTMAKWKKTYGSIISVRLGRHDMVVLNDLESINQALVKQPTKFSGRALSSLFQEACNGDFGIGLLDYGPTWKSQRKFGLTTLRGFGVGKKSMESQVSEEITYLNEAIRSKHGKAFDISIILQKAVANSICRVIFGKRYDYDDKVFEKALHMLLTEFNDEAIALTTRVLFLAPWLRRVPPISSICARYIDNISIVVKFLQSLVDEHEQTFDKENLRDFIDCFLKEMKKGEDKSFTINQLIHYIRELFLAGTDTSTSTLNWALLCFLHYPEAQRKLRQEVFDVIGSSGAASMSHKSSMPYTSAFIQELMRYRTLSPLSVLHKANEDAELNGYVISKNTIVAPNIWAVHNDPEHWEEPEKFKPERFINEKGEFVSSSHVIPFSVGPRHCLGEQLARMEIFLFLVSMVQKFEFLPDPEAKELPDIDNGVSALVFVPYPYRLVANEI; from the exons atGTTTGATTTCATCGTGGCCTCAGAAAACATAACCTACGTTGTAGTAGAGATTGTTTTAATGGCATTAGTACTACTTTCAATATATTGGTATCGACGTCCATCAAAATCACCTCCAGGTCCCAGAGGAATCCCTTTGTTGGGTGTGGCCCCATTTGTCGGGAAGTATATGGAACGAACAATGGCGAAATGGAAGAAAACATATGGTTCTATAATTTCAGTTCGACTGGGTAGGCATGACATGGTGGTGTTAAATGATTTGGAGTCTATTAACCAG GCCTTGGTGAAACAACCTACAAAGTTCTCAGGGCGTGCTTTGTCTTCTCTTTTTCAAGAAGCATGTAATGGAGATTTTGGTATAGGCCTATTGGATTATGGCCCCACCTGGAAGTCTCAGAGAAAATTTGGTTTAACTACACTTCGTGG GTTTGGTGTCGGTAAGAAAAGTATGGAAAGTCAGGTTTCAGAAGAAATCACTTATTTAAATGAAGCAATCAGATCAAAGCATGGAAAAGCCTTTGATATTTCG ATTATTCTACAAAAGGCAGTAGCTAATAGTATTTGTCGTGTCATTTTTGGAAAGCGATATGATTATGATGACAAAGTctttgaaaaagctttgcataTGCTGCTGACAGA atTTAACGATGAAGCCATCGCTTTAACAACACGTGTTCTTTTCTTGGCACCATGGTTAAGGAGGGTACCACCAATATCCTCGATTTGTGCAAGATATATAGATAATATTTCCATTGTTGTCA AGTTTCTTCAAAGCCTTGTTGATGAACATGAGCAAACTTTtgacaaagaaaatttaagagactttattgattgttttttaaaagaaatgaaaaaaggGGAAGACAAGAGTTTTACG ATCAATCAACTTATACATTACATTCGAGAGCTTTTCCTTGCCGGGACTGATACTTCAACAAGCACATTGAATTGGGCTCTTCTTTGCTTTCTACACTATCCAGAAGCGCAGAGGAAGCTTAGACAAGAAGTTTTTGATGTGATAG GTAGTTCTGGCGCTGCTAGCATGTCGCACAAAAGCAGCATGCCATACACAAGTGCTTTCATACAAGAACTGATGAGATATCGTACATTGTCACCACTTAGTGTTTTGCACAAAGCAAATGAAGATGCTGAATTGAATGGCTACGTTATTTCCAAGAACACGATT GTTGCACCAAATATATGGGCAGTACACAACGATCCAGAACACTGGGAAGAAcctgaaaaatttaaacctgAACGATTCATCAATGAGAAAGGGGAGTTTGTGTCATCAAGTCACGTGATACCGTTTTCGGTCGGTCCTCGTCATTGCCTGGGTGAGCAACTTGCCAGAATGGAGATTTTCCTGTTTTTGGTTTCAATGGTCCAAAAGTTTGAGTTTTTACCGGATCCTGAAGCAAAAGAGCTTCCTGACATTGACAATGGTGTTAGTGCCCTTGTATTTGTTCCTTATCCCTACCGTTTGGTGGCAAACGAAATATAA
- the LOC143446093 gene encoding cytochrome P450 2J6-like, whose protein sequence is MFGYNFFAIDFSQLAAQIALIASVLLLTYWYRRPPNSPPGPRGIPLFGVYPFVGKYMERKLAKWKKVYGPVISVRLGIRDMVVLNDLNSINQALVKQHTGFSGRLQIQLIQEITKGGGIGSLDYGPFWKSQRKFGLITFRGFGVGKKSMESRVSEELACFNEAIRSENGKAFDISNFMHKAISNTICNVIFGKRFDYDDKNFEVILHRLLKGFADQLTAFTFRLILMAPWLRRVPPISFMCLRISRDLSNVLKFLQSIIDEHEQTYDKENMRDFIDVFLKEIKNGEDKDFTNNQLLQYIRELFLAGTETTSSTLNWALLCLLHYPETQKKLRKEILCVIGSEGTASMSHQSSMPYTCAFIHELMRYRTLAPLSVFHKTNEDTELNGYFIPKNTLVAPNIWAVHNDPEYWEEPEKFKPERFINEKGEFVPSSHVIPFSVGPRHCLGEKLARMEVFLFLVSMVQKFEFLPDPEAKELPDIDDGVSSTGFIPHPYCLVAKEM, encoded by the exons ATGTTTGGCTATAACTTTTTTGCGATTGATTTTTCGCAACTTGCGGCTCAGATCGCTTTAATCGCGTCGGTGCTGCTTCTCACATATTGGTATCGTCGTCCACCAAATTCACCTCCTGGTCCGAGAGGAATTCCCTTGTTCGGGGTGTACCCTTTTGTTGGAAAGTACATGGAACGGAAGTTAGCAAAATGGAAAAAAGTATATGGTCCCGTAATATCAGTTCGATTGGGTATACGCGATATGGTAGTGCTCAACGATTTAAATTCGATTAATCAG GCTTTGGTGAAGCAGCATACAGGATTCTCTGGACGTCTGCAAATACAATTAATACAAGAAATTACCAAAGGAGGGGGAATAGGTTCGTTAGATTACGGTCCATTCTGGAAGTCGCAGAGGAAATTTGGTTTAATCACATTTCGTGG GTTTGGCGTAGGAAAGAAAAGCATGGAAAGTCGAGTTTCGGAGGAACTTGCTTGTTTTAACGAAGCCATCAGATCGGAGAATGGCAAAGCTTTTGATATTTCG AATTTCATGCACAAGGCCATATCTAACACCATCTGCAATGTAATTTTCGGAAAGCGATTCGATTATGATGACAAAAACTTTGAAGTAATTTTGCATCGATTGTTGAAAGG CTTCGCAGATCAACTTACGGCTTTTACTTTTCGCCTAATTTTAATGGCACCCTGGTTAAGGAGAGTTCCACCGATCTCTTTTATGTGTTTGCGAATTAGTAGAGACCTCTCAAATGTCCTCA AATTTTTACAAAGCATTATTGACGAACATGAGCAAACCTATGACAAGGAAAATATGAGAgattttattgatgtttttctaaaagaaataaaaaatggaGAAGATAAAGATTTTACG AACAATCAACTTCTTCAATATATCCGAGAACTCTTTCTTGCTGGAACCGAAACTACGTCAAGCACTTTGAATTGGGCACTACTTTGCCTACTGCATTATCCTGAAACTCAGAAGAAACTGAGGAAAGAGATTTTATGTGTAATAG GTAGCGAGGGTACTGCTAGTATGTCTCACCAATCCAGCATGCCATACACATGTGCTTTCATACATGAACTGATGAGATATCGCACACTAGCGCCACTTAgtgtttttcataaaacaaacgAAGATACTGAATTGAACGGTTACTTCATTCCTAAAAATACGCTG GTTGCACCAAATATATGGGCAGTACACAACGATCCAGAGTACTGGGAAGAAcctgaaaaatttaaacctgAACGTTTCATCAATGAGAAAGGGGAGTTTGTGCCATCAAGTCACGTGATACCGTTTTCGGTCGGTCCTCGTCATTGCCTGGGTGAGAAACTTGCCAGAATGGaggtttttctatttttggtcTCCATGGTCCAAAAGTTTGAGTTTTTACCGGATCCTGAAGCGAAAGAGCTTCCGGACATTGATGATGGCGTCAGCAGCACCGGGTTTATTCCACATCCTTATTGTTTGGTGGCAAAAGAAATGTGA
- the LOC143446313 gene encoding cytochrome P450 2U1-like, with product MNILGYNFDLFDFTQPIAHLALIASVVLLIFWYRRPPNSPPGPRGIPLFGVSIYVGKYMERTLAKWKNTYGSIMSVRLGLRDILVLNDFESINQALVKQQATFSGRPHLKLLDEITKGGGIATLDYGDLWKSQRKFGLMTLRGFGVGKKSMESRVSEEVACLNEAIRSENCKAFDISNILHKAISNNICDVILGKRFDYDDKHFEEVMHQLLSPFEDQLMAFTILISKVAPWLAKIPPMSFLVSRIFSKLRFVHEFLQNIIDEHEQSYDKENMRDFIDTFLKEMKKGDNQDFSSHQLLEYIRQLFLAGTETTSSTLNWALLCLLHYPESQRKMRKEIIDVIGFEGTASMSHKSSMPYTCAFIHELMRYRTLAPLSVFHKTNEDTELNGYFIPKNTLVAPNIWAVHNDPEYWEEPETFKPERFINEKGEFVSSSHVIPFSVGPRFCLGEQLARMEIFLFLVSMVQKFEFLPDPEAKELPDIDDGVKGVGFIPHSFRLVAKQM from the exons atgaatatACTTGGCTACAACTTCGACTTGTTTGATTTTACCCAACCTATCGCACATCTCGCTTTAATAGCATCGGTGGTgcttttaatattttggtATCGTCGTCCACCAAATTCACCTCCTGGTCCAAGAGGAATTCCCCTGTTCGGAGTGTCAATTTATGTTGGCAAATATATGGAACGGACACTAGCAAAGTGGAAGAACACTTATGGATCGATCATGTCAGTTCGATTGGGTTTGCGCGATATATTGGTGCTCAATGATTTTGAGTCCATTAACCAG gCTTTGGTAAAGCAGCAGGCAACATTCTCTGGACGTCCACATCTAAAACTTCTTGACGAAATCACCAAAGGTGGAGGAATAGCTACGTTGGATTATGGTGATTTGTGGAAATCGCAAAGAAAGTTTGGTTTGATGACACTTCGTGG ATTCGGCGTTGGAAAGAAAAGCATGGAAAGTCGAGTCTCTGAAGAAGTTGCCTGTCTGAACGAAGCTATCAGATCGGAGAATTGCAAGGCTTTCGACATTTCT AATATTCTTCACAAGGCCATATCTAACAATATTTGTGACGTGATACTTGGAAAACGATTTGATTAtgatgataaacattttgaagagGTTATGCATCAACTGCTGAGTCC ttttgaagATCAGCTCATGGCATTTACCATACTCATATCTAAAGTAGCGCCTTGGTTGGCCAAAATTCCACCCATGTCCTTCTTAGTGTCTAGAATTTTCAGTAAGCTCCGTTTTGTCCACG aatttttacaaaatataatcGATGAACACGAACAGTCCTACGACAAGGAAAATATGAGAGATTTTATCGACACATTTCTAAAGGAAATGAAAAAAGGAGACAACCAGGATTTTTCG AGTCATCAACTTCTTGAATATATTCGACAACTGTTTCTTGCTGGGACCGAAACCACATCAAGCACTTTAAATTGGGCACTGCTCTGCCTACTGCATTATCCGGAATCTCAGAGAAAAATGAGAAAGGAAATCATAGATGTCATTG gttTCGAGGGTACTGCTAGCATGTCCCACAAAAGCAGCATGCCATACACATGTGCTTTCATACATGAACTGATGAGATATCGCACATTAGCGCCACTTAgtgtttttcataaaacaaacgAAGATACTGAATTGAACGGTTACTTTATTCCTAAAAACACGCTG GTTGCACCAAATATATGGGCAGTACACAACGATCCAGAATACTGGGAAGAACCTGAAACTTTTAAACCAGAACGTTTCATCAATGAGAAAGGGGAGTTTGTGTCATCAAGTCACGTGATACCGTTTTCGGTCGGTCCTCGTTTTTGCCTGGGTGAGCAACTTGCCAGAATggaaatttttctatttttggtcTCCATGGTCCAAAAGTTTGAGTTTTTACCGGATCCTGAAGCGAAAGAGCTTCCGGACATTGATGATGGCGTCAAGGGAGTGGGGTTCATCCCTCATTCCTTTCGATTGGTGGCAAAGCAAATGTGA